In Mytilus edulis chromosome 4, xbMytEdul2.2, whole genome shotgun sequence, the following proteins share a genomic window:
- the LOC139519257 gene encoding uncharacterized protein, translating into MEFFYRDIVKILQMNHAISISLHQVKRYLKEMNLARRKDYSNIRSVFNFVHTQVTSYGPAHGYRWMYQKCKRHGFKIKRDHISLMLNTIDPEGVYLRARRRLKRREYFSRGPNFCWHLDSYDKLKRYGLCINACIDGFSRKIIWLKVGRSSSNPKVIARYFIDAIEEHRGHPYSMRGDMGTENGLVAVMQTLFAGDEVTIPFIYGKSTMNTRIESWWGILRKKCCQVWISAMKGLQERGQFSGDKLDINLIQFCCMQLLQNELDDTAQVWNTHYIRSREYVFHGRPVNMYLYPDLFNAEEHIRQVDDDVLHFCRSECAEEDEYPCEEEIFELGCIYMEENLLKPPENVDESVALYLSLRRWFIQQL; encoded by the exons ATGGAATTCTTTTATAGAGATattgtcaagattttacaaatgaaTCATGCCATTAGTATATCACTTCATCAGGTTAAGAggtatttaaaagaaatgaatcTTGCTCGTAGAAAAGACTACTCAAATATTCGATCTGTATTTAACTTTGTTCATACGCAAGTCACTTCATACGGACCAGCGCATGGATATCGTTGGATGTATCAGAAGTGTAAGCGGCACGGgtttaaaataaaaagagacCACATTAGCCTCATGCTTAACACAATTGATCCAGAGGGGGTATATCTTAGAGCCCGGCGAAGACTAAAAAGAAGAGAATATTTTTCAAGGGGGCCAAATTTTTGTTGGCATTTGGACTCCTACgataaattgaaaagatacgGCTTATGCATCAATGCTTGCATCGATGGGTTTTCCAGGAAAATAATATGGCTCAAAGTTGGTAGATCTAGTAGTAATCCAAAAGTCATAGCTAGGTATTTTATAGACGCAATAGAAGAGCATAGAGGTCATCCATATAGCATGAGAGGTGATATGGGCACAGAAAATGGGCTGGTTGCAGTAATGCAGACGTTGTTTGCTGGAGATGAAGTGACAATACCTTTCATTTACGGAAAAAGCACTATGAACACTAGAATTGAGTCCTGGTGGGGCATTTTGCGAAAGAAGTGCTGTCAAGTATGGATATCAGCGATGAAAGGCCTTCAGGAACGAGGTCAATTTTCAGGAGACAAACTTGACATTAACCTAATTCAATTTTGTTGCATGCAGTTACTTCAG AACGAACTAGATGACACTGCGCAGGTATGGAACACTCATTATATTAGAAGTAGAGAGTATGTTTTTCATGGACGGCCTGTCAACATGTATCTTTATCCCGACTTGTTCAATGCTGAGGAGCATATTCGACAGGTCGATGACGACGTGCTACACTTTTGTCGATCAGAATGCGCTGAAGAGGACGAGTACCCATGCGAAGAAGAGATTTTTGAGTTGGGATGCATTTACATGGAGGAAAATCTACTGAAACCACCCGAAAACGTCGACGAGTCAGTAGCGCTATACCTAAGTTTGCGTCGCTGGTTTATTCAACAGCTATGA
- the LOC139519258 gene encoding uncharacterized protein yields MADQEVAGNPAEGKEMDDYCEVFEFLRNGNASDESIQTIGEEKLKGNDNAKKQERKIEIGWFDYDYRSSEYRQVRTLNGGGVRYINAPKTWMQDDILQHGKKVFFLNGKSKRGNVTDFQFEVRNFMGGRMDNDCTIGDLYTLTGSKLLRFYIYSKKLPTTAVGCSEMESPSDDSLPDHKLLQVNKQVANLSSDPSNESPSKTSSLTPQTGQLRVQEFMKTRTQQLQKC; encoded by the exons ATGGCGGATCAAGAGGTGGCAGGCAACCCGGCGGAAGGA AAAGAAATGGATGACTACTGTGAAGTATTTGAATTTTTAAGAAATGGAAATGCATCAGATGAATCAATACAAACAATTGGAGAAGAGAAG CTGAAAGGGAATGACAATGCCAAAAAGCAAGAGAGGAAGATTGAAATTGGGTGGTTTGATTACGATTACAGAAGTAGTGAATATCGTCAAGTCAGGACACTAAATGGTGGAGGCGTAAGATACATCAATGCACCGAAGACCTGGATGCAAGATGATATCCTGCAACATGGGAAGAAGGTATTTTTCCTGAATGGCAAATCGAAAAGAGGAAACGTAACAGAttttcaatttgaagtcagaaattTTATGGGAGGCAGAATGGACAATGATTGCACAATTGGAGACCTATATACTTTGACAGGATCAAAACTTCTACGATTTTACATATACAGCAAGAAGTTACCAACAACTGCTGTGGGCTGTTCTGAAATGGAATCTCCATCCGATGATAGTTTACCTGATCACAAATTACTACAAGTAAATAAACAAGTCGCTAACTTATCTTCTGATCCATCAAATGAATCACCTTCAAAGACTTCATCATTAACTCCACAAACAGGCCAGCTAAGAGTTCAAGAGTTTATGAAGACAAGAACCCAACAGTTGCAAAAGTGTTGA